The proteins below are encoded in one region of Streptomyces cyanogenus:
- a CDS encoding type I polyketide synthase, with amino-acid sequence MTPPQTPVAVVGMAVLLPGARDLDAYWRNLRDGTDAITGVPADRWDADYYHPGSAAGPAVAGRVYCRRGGFVAGPPEVEVTRYGIMPASVAGTEPDQLIALDVAAAALADAGGTERLPDRHRIGVVLGRGGYLTPGLARLDQRVRTAHQLTRTLGELLPDLAPGQLDRIRDAFTERLGPDSPDAAIGLVPNLAASRIANRLDLRGPAYTVDAACASSLVAVDQAVTALSSGRCDLMLAGGVHHCHDITLWSVFSQLRALSPTERIRPFHRDADGILIGEGTGVVVLKRLVDAERDGDRVYAVIRGTGVAGDGRTAGLVTPDPGGQTRAVREAWRAAGLDPAAPDSIGLLEAHGTATPAGDTAELTTLAEVFGPGTSGAGDGGRPVLGSVKSMIGHTMPAAGVAGLVKAALALHHRTLLPTLHCDDPHPALATTRFHTLERARPWETGASQRVRRAAVNAFGFGGINAHVVLEEATGGRHGPVPGGSGGRLRRNAARAAGGGAGPAAGGGVRPAAGGGVRPAAGLGAGPVAGGGAGPVAGEGAQTVAGGGARLSAGAGESPALEAGAAPVTAIGATPPTPWADPAPLTPARRQPARVGEPERVLLLSAADLDALAALLGAEDAAVLDAGLDPARTHGDAGPVRLGVVDPTAKRLALARRAVAKGRAWHGRGDVWFRPGPLLGRAGGKVVFVFPGLEADFTPRTDDIAAHFGLPPVAGAGPDVRVGDIGRHGFGVVGVGRLLDQALRRMGVVPDAVAGHSVGEWTAMAAAGIYSAAQVDQFMAGFDPDAVTVPGLAFAAVGTSADHVRAALAGTWADSGIVLSHDNAPRQSMVCGPGQAVADLARALRAEGVLCQVLPFRSGFHTPMLEPYLAPIKEAADRFRLHPPTVPVWSGTTAAPFPRDEPAVRELFVRHLLEPVRFRELTEALYAAGHRVFVQTGPGRLPSLIGDTLGDRDHLAVAANSPHHSGLAQLRCVATALWTAGASVAPYAPPRTPAAGPAVTRPPVRLDLGSALVSLDGPTREALRAQLRPTPRTDESARPAPSGTPALDALAVHHPAAAELTALLRDTATTAAELITASHRPASRPPTPAGPRAATSAPVPTGAPAATSASVPAGTRAATSASAPAGTRVATSAPVPAVTRVATSAPVPAGTRAATSASAPAGGPAGAPTATKPSTTTTAPTATTPPATPGTLAPATPAPTSAPTSPATTTSLHISPHSMPHLLDHCFFRQRPGWPDLEDRWPVVPATTIVRHMMEAAEAAAPGLRAVAVHGARFDRWLTAVPPVDVPVTVAPDPDRPDDRVTVTLGPTARAVVELAPQHPAPPPPGALPAGPERVPDHTAAQLYRDRWMFHGPRFQGLTELTALGERHIRGVITTPAAPGALLDNVGQLLGYWIMATRTERTVVFPVQLGRARFHGPHPEPGTEVHCLLRITSLTDTVLEADAELTVGGRVWARLTGWQDRRFDNDPTTRPVERFPERHTLSTAMPGGWALVHERWPDLASRELIMRNSLGGAERAEYAERPPRGRRQWLLGRIAVKDAVRHLLWQQGEGPVFPAELRVGNDELGRPYVTGVHGRELPPLDVSLAHRAEAAVAIVRPYRPQPGPGIDIEEVADRDPATLTTALGPAELRLLRARCADGGDAQAVWFTRFWAAKEAVAKAEGVGFGGRPRDFAVLETAPDGSRLLVSGRLERAYTVHCAPAANPPALPRRTYVVAWTAGPGADDGPPGRPDAGPPDAQADAQADAPAAPAAEEYPR; translated from the coding sequence ATGACGCCACCCCAGACACCCGTCGCCGTCGTCGGGATGGCGGTGCTGCTGCCCGGCGCCCGCGACCTGGACGCCTACTGGCGCAACCTGCGGGACGGCACCGACGCCATCACCGGCGTCCCCGCCGACCGCTGGGACGCCGACTACTACCATCCCGGCTCGGCCGCCGGACCCGCCGTCGCGGGCCGGGTGTACTGCCGGCGCGGCGGATTCGTGGCCGGCCCGCCCGAGGTCGAGGTCACCCGCTACGGCATCATGCCCGCCTCGGTCGCCGGCACCGAACCCGACCAGCTGATCGCCCTCGACGTGGCCGCCGCCGCGCTCGCCGACGCCGGCGGCACCGAACGGCTGCCCGACCGGCACCGGATCGGGGTCGTCCTGGGCCGTGGCGGCTATCTCACCCCCGGCCTCGCCCGGCTCGACCAGCGGGTGCGCACCGCCCACCAACTCACGCGTACGCTCGGTGAGTTGCTGCCCGACCTGGCACCCGGCCAACTCGACCGGATCCGGGACGCGTTCACCGAACGGCTCGGCCCCGACAGCCCCGACGCCGCGATCGGGCTGGTGCCCAACCTCGCCGCCTCGCGCATCGCCAACCGCCTCGACCTGCGCGGCCCCGCCTACACCGTCGACGCGGCCTGCGCCTCCTCCCTGGTCGCCGTCGACCAGGCGGTCACCGCGCTCAGCAGCGGCCGCTGCGACCTGATGCTGGCCGGGGGAGTGCACCACTGCCACGACATCACCCTGTGGAGCGTCTTCTCCCAGCTGCGGGCCCTGTCCCCGACGGAACGCATCCGTCCCTTCCACCGCGATGCCGACGGCATCCTCATCGGCGAGGGCACCGGTGTCGTCGTACTGAAACGGCTCGTCGACGCCGAACGCGACGGCGACCGGGTGTACGCCGTGATCCGGGGTACGGGCGTGGCCGGCGACGGCCGTACGGCGGGGCTCGTCACCCCCGACCCGGGCGGGCAGACCCGCGCCGTGCGCGAGGCCTGGCGGGCCGCCGGACTCGACCCCGCCGCACCGGACTCGATCGGCCTGCTGGAGGCGCACGGCACCGCCACGCCGGCCGGGGACACCGCCGAACTCACCACCCTCGCCGAGGTGTTCGGGCCGGGCACGAGCGGAGCCGGGGACGGGGGCCGGCCGGTGCTCGGCTCGGTGAAGTCGATGATCGGCCACACCATGCCCGCGGCGGGAGTGGCCGGCCTGGTCAAGGCCGCGCTCGCCCTCCACCACCGCACCCTCCTGCCCACCCTCCACTGCGACGACCCCCACCCCGCCCTCGCCACCACCCGCTTCCACACCCTGGAGCGGGCCCGGCCCTGGGAGACCGGCGCCTCCCAGCGGGTCCGCCGGGCCGCGGTGAACGCGTTCGGCTTCGGGGGGATCAACGCGCATGTCGTGCTGGAGGAGGCGACGGGCGGCCGCCACGGGCCCGTGCCGGGCGGGAGCGGCGGCCGGTTGCGGAGGAACGCGGCCCGCGCGGCCGGTGGCGGCGCGGGGCCTGCGGCCGGGGGTGGTGTGAGACCTGCGGCCGGGGGTGGTGTGAGACCTGCGGCCGGGCTTGGTGCAGGGCCGGTGGCCGGGGGCGGCGCGGGGCCGGTGGCCGGGGAGGGTGCGCAGACCGTTGCCGGAGGCGGTGCAAGGCTGTCGGCGGGGGCCGGTGAATCGCCTGCGCTCGAGGCCGGTGCAGCGCCCGTCACCGCGATCGGCGCGACACCACCCACGCCCTGGGCCGACCCGGCTCCTCTCACCCCGGCCCGGCGGCAGCCGGCCCGTGTCGGCGAGCCCGAGCGTGTTCTCCTGCTCTCCGCCGCTGACCTCGACGCTCTCGCCGCGCTGCTCGGTGCCGAAGACGCGGCCGTGCTCGACGCCGGGCTCGATCCCGCACGGACGCACGGCGACGCCGGTCCGGTCCGGCTCGGCGTCGTGGACCCGACCGCCAAACGGCTCGCCCTGGCACGGCGCGCGGTCGCCAAGGGCCGCGCCTGGCACGGCCGCGGCGACGTGTGGTTCCGGCCGGGACCGCTGCTCGGCCGTGCCGGCGGCAAGGTCGTGTTCGTCTTCCCGGGCCTGGAGGCCGACTTCACGCCCCGCACCGACGACATCGCCGCCCACTTCGGTCTCCCCCCGGTCGCCGGCGCGGGCCCGGACGTCCGGGTCGGCGACATCGGCCGGCACGGCTTCGGTGTCGTGGGCGTGGGCCGCCTGCTGGACCAGGCCCTGCGCCGCATGGGCGTCGTACCGGACGCGGTCGCCGGGCACAGCGTCGGCGAGTGGACGGCCATGGCAGCGGCCGGGATCTACTCGGCGGCTCAAGTGGACCAGTTCATGGCCGGGTTCGACCCCGACGCGGTCACCGTCCCCGGCCTCGCCTTCGCCGCCGTCGGCACCTCCGCGGACCACGTCCGCGCCGCGCTCGCAGGCACCTGGGCGGACTCCGGGATCGTGCTCTCCCACGACAACGCGCCCCGCCAGTCCATGGTCTGCGGCCCCGGCCAGGCGGTAGCGGACCTCGCGCGGGCGCTGCGCGCCGAGGGCGTGCTCTGCCAGGTGCTGCCGTTCCGGTCCGGCTTCCACACGCCGATGCTCGAACCGTACCTCGCGCCCATCAAGGAGGCCGCCGACCGCTTCCGGCTCCACCCGCCGACCGTGCCGGTGTGGTCGGGGACGACCGCGGCACCCTTCCCCCGGGACGAGCCGGCGGTCCGCGAACTGTTCGTACGGCACCTGCTGGAACCCGTCCGCTTCCGCGAGCTGACCGAGGCCCTGTACGCCGCCGGCCACCGCGTCTTCGTGCAGACCGGCCCCGGCCGGCTGCCCTCCCTGATCGGCGACACCCTCGGCGACCGCGATCACCTGGCCGTCGCCGCCAACTCGCCCCACCACAGCGGTCTGGCCCAACTCCGGTGCGTGGCCACCGCGTTGTGGACGGCCGGGGCGTCCGTGGCGCCGTACGCACCGCCCCGGACCCCGGCGGCCGGGCCGGCCGTCACCCGCCCGCCCGTCCGCCTCGACCTAGGCAGCGCCCTGGTCTCCCTGGACGGACCGACCCGCGAGGCCCTGCGCGCCCAGCTGCGCCCGACGCCGCGAACGGACGAGTCCGCGCGCCCCGCCCCCTCCGGCACGCCCGCCCTCGACGCCCTCGCCGTCCACCACCCGGCCGCCGCGGAACTCACCGCCCTCCTGCGCGACACCGCCACGACCGCGGCGGAACTGATCACCGCGAGCCACCGACCCGCGAGCCGCCCACCCACACCCGCCGGGCCCCGGGCTGCGACCAGCGCGCCCGTGCCCACCGGAGCCCCGGCGGCGACGAGCGCCTCTGTGCCCGCGGGAACCCGGGCTGCGACGAGCGCCTCCGCGCCCGCCGGAACCAGGGTGGCGACCAGCGCGCCCGTGCCCGCCGTAACCCGGGTGGCGACCAGCGCGCCCGTGCCCGCCGGAACCCGGGCTGCGACGAGCGCCTCCGCACCCGCCGGAGGCCCGGCCGGCGCCCCCACAGCCACCAAGCCCTCGACGACCACCACCGCCCCCACGGCCACCACGCCCCCGGCAACCCCCGGCACGCTCGCCCCCGCAACCCCGGCCCCCACCAGCGCCCCCACATCCCCCGCCACCACCACATCCCTCCACATCTCCCCGCACTCCATGCCCCACCTCCTCGACCACTGTTTCTTCCGGCAGCGCCCCGGCTGGCCGGACCTGGAGGACCGGTGGCCGGTCGTTCCGGCGACCACGATCGTGCGGCACATGATGGAGGCGGCGGAGGCGGCGGCTCCCGGCCTGCGCGCCGTCGCCGTGCACGGTGCCCGGTTCGACCGCTGGCTCACCGCCGTACCCCCCGTCGACGTCCCGGTCACCGTCGCACCGGACCCCGACCGCCCGGACGACCGGGTCACCGTCACCCTCGGCCCCACCGCCCGCGCCGTGGTCGAACTCGCCCCGCAGCACCCGGCACCGCCCCCGCCCGGCGCCCTCCCGGCCGGTCCCGAGCGCGTCCCCGACCACACCGCCGCCCAGCTCTACCGCGACCGCTGGATGTTCCACGGACCGCGGTTCCAGGGCCTGACCGAGCTGACCGCGCTCGGCGAGCGGCACATCCGCGGAGTGATCACCACGCCCGCGGCCCCCGGCGCCCTGCTCGACAACGTGGGCCAGCTGCTCGGCTACTGGATCATGGCGACCCGCACCGAGCGGACCGTCGTCTTCCCGGTGCAGCTGGGCCGGGCACGGTTCCACGGACCGCACCCGGAACCCGGCACCGAGGTGCACTGCCTGCTGCGGATCACCTCCCTCACGGACACCGTGCTGGAGGCGGACGCGGAGCTGACCGTCGGCGGCCGGGTCTGGGCCCGGCTGACCGGCTGGCAGGACCGCCGCTTCGACAACGACCCCACGACCCGGCCCGTCGAACGCTTCCCCGAGCGCCACACCCTCTCCACGGCCATGCCCGGCGGCTGGGCGCTGGTGCACGAGCGGTGGCCGGACCTCGCCTCCCGCGAGCTGATCATGCGGAACTCGCTGGGCGGCGCGGAGCGTGCCGAGTACGCCGAGCGCCCACCGCGCGGGCGCCGGCAGTGGCTGCTCGGCCGCATCGCGGTCAAGGACGCCGTACGGCACCTGCTGTGGCAGCAGGGCGAGGGGCCGGTCTTCCCGGCGGAGCTGCGGGTCGGCAACGACGAACTCGGCCGCCCGTACGTGACCGGCGTGCACGGCCGCGAGCTGCCCCCGCTGGACGTCTCGCTCGCCCACCGGGCCGAGGCCGCCGTGGCGATCGTACGGCCGTACCGCCCGCAGCCCGGCCCCGGTATCGACATCGAGGAGGTCGCCGACCGCGACCCGGCGACCCTCACCACCGCGCTCGGCCCGGCCGAACTGCGGCTCCTGCGCGCCCGGTGCGCGGACGGCGGTGACGCGCAGGCCGTGTGGTTCACCCGGTTCTGGGCCGCCAAGGAGGCGGTCGCCAAGGCCGAGGGCGTCGGATTCGGCGGCCGCCCCCGGGACTTCGCCGTGCTGGAGACCGCCCCGGACGGCAGTCGGCTCCTCGTCTCCGGCCGCCTGGAACGCGCCTACACCGTGCACTGCGCCCCGGCGGCCAACCCGCCGGCCCTGCCCCGGCGCACCTACGTGGTGGCCTGGACGGCCGGACCCGGAGCCGACGACGGCCCACCCGGCCGGCCGGACGCCGGACCCCCCGACGCACAAGCGGACGCACAAGCCGACGCACCCGCCGCCCCAGCAGCCGAGGAGTACCCCCGATGA